One window of the Flavobacteriaceae bacterium YJPT1-3 genome contains the following:
- a CDS encoding type II toxin-antitoxin system ParD family antitoxin — protein sequence MARQSISFTEPNDEWLKSQVESNEYSSKSELVNDLIRQARKQQVQIDWIRARLEKAEKSGFTSDSREQILAQSKSILNG from the coding sequence ATGGCACGACAAAGTATTTCCTTCACAGAACCCAATGATGAATGGTTAAAAAGTCAAGTAGAAAGTAACGAGTACTCCAGCAAAAGTGAGTTGGTGAATGATCTAATCAGGCAAGCAAGAAAACAGCAAGTTCAAATAGATTGGATAAGAGCACGACTCGAAAAGGCTGAAAAAAGCGGATTCACCTCCGATTCAAGAGAACAAATTCTAGCTCAATCAAAATCCATTCTAAATGGCTAG
- a CDS encoding type II toxin-antitoxin system RelE/ParE family toxin, translating to MASYKLSNQAKEDLIRIHRYGIKKFGLNQADRYFNLFFKYFDEIEQRPFSYESVDFIKNGYRRCVCGVDTIYFKVDNETIEIMAIIGKQDLSNLF from the coding sequence ATGGCTAGCTATAAACTTAGCAATCAGGCCAAAGAAGATCTCATTAGAATTCATCGGTACGGAATTAAAAAATTCGGCCTCAATCAGGCAGATAGATATTTCAATTTATTCTTCAAGTATTTTGATGAAATTGAGCAACGACCTTTTTCATATGAATCCGTCGATTTTATAAAAAACGGTTATCGAAGATGCGTTTGTGGAGTTGATACTATTTATTTCAAAGTGGATAATGAAACTATAGAAATAATGGCAATTATTGGCAAACAAGATTTGTCTAATCTATTTTAA
- a CDS encoding tetratricopeptide repeat protein: MSIYKTLILFLFIATASLNMGAQEITTQQWQEDLNYLDELVKKSYSFLFKKVEESTWDSEVVRFRARLSGRQESLPQLEEHEIKVGFSRLISLFEYGHTQVPFSAVADYGVLPVNLYQFKDGIYVEGVRTQDQSIVGAEVLAIMDVPVEQALERIRPVVPVENEQYFKAYGLRFLTVPAVLHAQGLTEELLATIDLTLEKDGETFHYALPTVDRKTLSVDYSLTVPNENWVSARKQEETPLYLKHLQDKLYYFEYLPESKTVYVRQSSVFDDEEETLAQFYQRLFAFIDANEVEKLIYDCRLNGGGNNYNNKPLVQGLMARPELNQQGKLFYITGRRTFSAAQNLTNVIEYWTEAILVGEPTAENVNFYGDTKEVTLPNSGLKMYLSYAWWQDRPQWENAEYTIPNLAVAMSFDDYVNNKDVVLQAAMDYTDDGFILRPLEHLQQLFMQGKMEQLQKDAMMIAQDPRYEYFDFEGEFIKAATRLLQTPQPEIGLQVMQLVVSTFPESTNAWYNMASAQEQLGQTEGAIKSYQKVLTLNPSSTMESTIKTRLATLQRN, from the coding sequence ATGTCTATTTACAAAACACTAATTCTTTTTCTTTTTATCGCAACAGCCAGCCTCAATATGGGCGCTCAGGAAATCACTACCCAACAATGGCAGGAAGACCTGAATTACCTGGATGAGTTGGTGAAAAAATCCTATTCCTTTCTCTTTAAAAAAGTAGAGGAGTCCACCTGGGATAGCGAAGTGGTTCGCTTTCGCGCCCGCCTGTCCGGCCGGCAGGAAAGCTTACCCCAGCTGGAAGAACACGAAATTAAAGTGGGCTTCAGTCGGTTGATCTCCCTCTTCGAATACGGCCATACTCAGGTGCCCTTTAGTGCCGTCGCTGATTATGGCGTATTGCCGGTCAATCTGTATCAATTTAAAGACGGAATCTATGTAGAAGGAGTACGCACGCAGGATCAATCCATTGTAGGTGCCGAGGTGTTGGCCATTATGGATGTTCCGGTGGAGCAGGCTTTGGAACGCATTCGACCCGTAGTGCCTGTCGAGAATGAGCAGTATTTTAAAGCCTACGGCCTGCGATTTTTAACCGTCCCTGCGGTATTGCACGCCCAGGGTCTAACGGAGGAACTGTTGGCGACCATTGATCTCACCCTCGAAAAAGACGGGGAGACCTTTCATTATGCCTTGCCTACGGTAGATCGCAAAACACTGAGCGTGGACTATAGCCTGACCGTACCCAATGAAAATTGGGTGAGTGCGCGTAAGCAGGAAGAGACGCCGCTTTACCTCAAGCATTTACAGGACAAACTCTATTATTTTGAGTACCTGCCCGAAAGCAAGACCGTATACGTTCGCCAGAGTTCCGTATTTGATGACGAGGAAGAAACCCTGGCTCAGTTTTATCAGCGCTTGTTTGCCTTTATCGATGCGAATGAGGTGGAGAAACTGATCTACGATTGCCGACTCAATGGTGGGGGGAACAACTACAACAACAAACCTTTGGTACAAGGCCTGATGGCCCGGCCGGAGCTCAATCAGCAGGGCAAACTGTTTTACATTACCGGGCGCAGAACCTTTTCAGCGGCTCAGAACCTGACCAATGTGATCGAATACTGGACCGAAGCGATACTGGTGGGCGAACCCACGGCTGAGAATGTCAATTTCTATGGAGATACCAAAGAGGTAACTTTACCCAATTCCGGATTGAAGATGTATTTAAGTTATGCCTGGTGGCAGGACCGGCCCCAATGGGAAAATGCCGAGTATACCATTCCCAATTTGGCGGTGGCCATGAGCTTTGACGATTATGTCAATAATAAGGACGTAGTCTTACAAGCCGCCATGGACTATACCGACGATGGTTTTATCCTGCGACCGCTGGAGCATCTGCAGCAGTTGTTTATGCAGGGCAAGATGGAGCAACTGCAAAAGGATGCGATGATGATCGCTCAGGATCCACGGTATGAATACTTTGATTTTGAGGGCGAATTTATAAAAGCGGCCACACGTTTATTACAAACGCCTCAGCCTGAAATTGGATTGCAGGTGATGCAATTGGTGGTCAGTACCTTTCCGGAATCAACTAATGCCTGGTACAATATGGCCAGCGCTCAGGAACAATTGGGACAAACCGAGGGCGCTATAAAGAGTTATCAAAAAGTCTTGACCTTAAATCCATCGTCAACGATGGAGAGTACCATTAAAACCCGGCTAGCTACTTTACAACGAAATTAG
- a CDS encoding DUF429 domain-containing protein yields MKSNKKITYGGIDGCKGGWLLVLQVENEHEAHILHTINELEDQVKWQGRFLIDMPIGLTGPSYTRTIEALMRKQLPGRAATVFNAPTRKAIYATNKEEGRRLNIERTGKSISEQSWNISGKIRELDTFLRSTERKDIGLHESHPELCFRYLHGEVVGSRKSTPEGIEQRLQILERFEPNIRESYTRILHQFPRKQVKRDDIVDALCLCIVNQLAGEQGWSRLQENLTLDESGLEVGIFYFDPQRNNSVAK; encoded by the coding sequence GTGAAAAGCAACAAAAAAATCACCTACGGAGGGATCGATGGCTGCAAGGGCGGCTGGCTATTAGTACTTCAAGTTGAAAATGAGCATGAAGCTCATATACTGCATACTATCAATGAATTAGAGGATCAAGTAAAATGGCAGGGGCGCTTTTTGATCGATATGCCTATCGGACTTACCGGCCCTTCTTATACCCGAACCATCGAAGCTCTCATGCGTAAGCAATTGCCGGGACGCGCAGCCACCGTATTTAATGCGCCTACGCGAAAGGCTATATATGCGACGAACAAAGAGGAGGGGCGCCGACTCAATATCGAGCGTACCGGGAAGAGCATTTCGGAGCAGAGCTGGAACATCAGTGGGAAGATTCGCGAACTTGACACTTTTCTCCGATCCACAGAACGCAAGGACATTGGCCTCCATGAAAGCCATCCCGAACTCTGTTTTCGGTATTTGCATGGGGAAGTGGTGGGCAGTCGGAAATCCACGCCCGAAGGTATTGAGCAGCGCTTACAGATCCTGGAGCGTTTCGAACCCAATATTCGCGAAAGCTACACTAGGATCCTGCACCAATTTCCGCGCAAGCAGGTCAAACGCGACGATATCGTGGATGCGCTTTGCCTGTGCATCGTTAATCAATTAGCCGGGGAGCAGGGATGGAGTCGGTTGCAAGAGAACCTCACTCTGGATGAATCCGGATTGGAAGTCGGGATTTTTTATTTTGATCCCCAACGCAACAACTCAGTAGCCAAATAG
- a CDS encoding multidrug effflux MFS transporter — MMASLMSVVALAIDALLPALDTIGIDIGTTTVADNQLLITMIFLGLGTGPMLFGPLSDSLGRKPMVYLGFGIFFIASIICVLSDNLIVMVLGRILQGVGLSAPRTLAIAIIRDKFSGDYMARIMSFVTVVFLLVPIIAPATGKWILDAYDWQSIFYVQMFIGLLVTWWFWKCQSETLKPEDRRPMTRQKFTNGFKEVVQHKSTMGYTLVSGLIVGSFLVYLSSSQHIFETQYDLKEAFPYIFAGLAIAIGTAIFSNATLVMRFGMRRIVNAASVLFFVSSLVYVLLFFGKANPPVWVLVSFFAVQFFSIGFLFGNLRALAMEPIGHIAGIGAAITGLISTLMAVPISTFIGRYVIDTAYPLFLGFLICSTLSLGVIVYLNRVYQRSVSAMSSSA, encoded by the coding sequence ATGATGGCCTCGCTCATGTCGGTGGTGGCCCTGGCGATCGATGCCTTATTGCCGGCTTTGGATACCATTGGGATTGATATTGGTACCACTACCGTGGCTGACAATCAGTTGCTGATCACCATGATCTTTTTGGGTCTGGGTACCGGCCCTATGCTGTTTGGCCCATTATCTGATAGCCTGGGGCGTAAACCCATGGTTTATCTGGGTTTTGGGATCTTTTTTATCGCCAGCATCATTTGTGTGCTTTCCGATAATCTGATCGTGATGGTACTGGGGCGTATCTTGCAAGGTGTCGGACTCTCGGCGCCGCGTACACTAGCCATTGCCATCATTCGGGATAAGTTTAGCGGTGATTATATGGCGCGCATCATGTCTTTTGTGACCGTGGTCTTTCTACTGGTGCCTATCATCGCTCCGGCCACCGGAAAATGGATCTTGGATGCCTACGACTGGCAATCCATTTTCTATGTGCAGATGTTTATCGGCCTACTCGTGACCTGGTGGTTTTGGAAATGCCAATCCGAAACGCTCAAGCCAGAAGATCGCCGACCGATGACGCGTCAAAAATTCACGAATGGTTTTAAAGAGGTCGTCCAGCACAAAAGCACCATGGGCTATACCCTGGTCTCCGGACTTATTGTCGGCTCCTTTTTGGTGTATTTGAGCAGTTCGCAACACATATTCGAAACCCAATACGATCTTAAAGAGGCCTTTCCTTACATTTTCGCCGGACTCGCCATCGCTATCGGTACGGCTATTTTTAGTAATGCCACCCTGGTCATGCGTTTTGGGATGCGCCGCATCGTCAATGCAGCCTCAGTCCTCTTTTTTGTGAGTTCGCTGGTCTATGTGCTCTTGTTTTTCGGCAAAGCCAATCCTCCGGTCTGGGTATTGGTGAGCTTTTTTGCGGTGCAGTTTTTTTCGATCGGCTTTTTGTTTGGGAATTTACGGGCGTTGGCCATGGAGCCTATTGGGCATATTGCCGGGATTGGGGCTGCGATCACCGGATTGATCTCCACCTTGATGGCGGTGCCCATCAGTACGTTTATCGGGCGCTACGTGATCGATACCGCCTACCCCCTTTTTCTGGGCTTTTTGATCTGTTCTACCCTATCCCTGGGTGTCATCGTATACCTGAACCGCGTCTATCAGCGTTCGGTCTCGGCCATGTCTTCCAGCGCATAA
- a CDS encoding DUF4251 domain-containing protein, which yields MLACSSVPKVSWEESPVQYWLEQRQFEFRADYANPIDQTAALLLRDLNQGIRGDSGGQISLAGSTNYMRFRGDSIFVDLPYFGVRQIGGTYNTDVGIRYEGLMEDFRESENEKKNRKTWQFNLTADGERYQFFLNIYPNKTARLGMNSSERQAINYQGSVYALEDMAETER from the coding sequence ATGTTGGCTTGTTCCAGTGTTCCCAAAGTGAGCTGGGAGGAAAGTCCGGTGCAGTATTGGTTGGAGCAACGCCAATTCGAATTCAGAGCCGACTATGCCAATCCCATCGATCAGACCGCTGCCCTATTGCTGCGGGATCTCAACCAAGGTATTCGTGGCGATTCCGGGGGGCAGATCAGCCTGGCCGGTTCGACCAATTATATGCGCTTCCGCGGAGACAGTATTTTTGTCGATCTGCCTTATTTTGGCGTGCGGCAGATAGGCGGCACCTACAATACGGATGTAGGCATCCGTTATGAAGGCCTGATGGAAGACTTTCGCGAAAGCGAAAATGAAAAGAAGAACCGCAAGACCTGGCAATTCAACCTTACAGCCGATGGGGAACGTTATCAGTTTTTCCTGAATATCTATCCCAATAAAACGGCTCGCTTGGGCATGAACTCTTCAGAACGTCAGGCGATCAATTACCAGGGTTCAGTTTATGCGCTGGAAGACATGGCCGAGACCGAACGCTGA